Genomic window (Verrucomicrobiia bacterium):
GCCGTTGCCGACACGGAAACGCCGCTTCCGCGCGCCGCCGGACCGGAATTGGCAGAGATTTTGCAATAATTACCCGAATGAACGACGTTCCGTCATGGCTTCCGCGTTGGTTTTCGCCCACCATCTTCATGCTGGTGCTCGCCAATTTAGTTCCCATTTACGGCGTAATGGCGCTTGGTTGGGAGGTGTACCCCGTGGTGCTGCTGTTCTGGACGGAGAATTTGATCATCGGCGGTTTCAACGTGTTGAAGATGTTGAGTTGCCGTCCGCAGGAGGCCGAATCGTGGCTGGTTAAAATATTTTTCGTGCCGTTTTTCTGCTTCCACTATGGCATTTTTACGCTGGTTCATGGAGTATTCGTCGTGGTTCTGTTCGGTGGCGGCTTGCGTCAAGGCGCACCGCCGCTTCAGTGGAGCGAGGTCTTTCACACGATCGGACAACTTCACCTCGGTTATGCCGCCGCGGCGTTGCTGGTGAGTCACGCGTTTGCGTTCGGTTACAATTTTTTGTGGCGCGGCGAATACCGCACCGCATCGGTGCCGACCCTGATGCAGTCGCCTTACGGTCGGGTGATTGTATTGCACCTGGCGATGTTGGGCGGCGCGTTTCTGATTTTGAAATTACACGCTCCTCAAGGAGCTTTGGCGTTGTTGGTGCTTTTGAAAATTGCGCTCGATGTCCTCGGGCACCATCGGGAACTGAAAGGCCAAGCTTCGAGAACCTTTACGCACCATTTTCCCACGCAACCCACCCAATTCACCGCGCCGTAATGGCCGTTGGGCCGGGTGACTATTCGGTATGCACGCGGTAGAAACGCATGGGGCCGGCGGCTGATGAGTTGGTCAGTTGGATCAAACCACCCGTGCCCGGAACGGTTTGCTGGAGCTGCCAGGTGATTGGCGGCGTCAAATTGGTGGTCTGCTCCACCACGTAGGTCAGCCCAAACTGGCTCGTAAACGACAGAGTATATTGCCCGTTGCGCCAGGCGCCGACGCCAAGTTGCGGCGACAACCACGGTTGCACTTCCACCGTGGCTTGGGCC
Coding sequences:
- a CDS encoding DUF6498-containing protein yields the protein MNDVPSWLPRWFSPTIFMLVLANLVPIYGVMALGWEVYPVVLLFWTENLIIGGFNVLKMLSCRPQEAESWLVKIFFVPFFCFHYGIFTLVHGVFVVVLFGGGLRQGAPPLQWSEVFHTIGQLHLGYAAAALLVSHAFAFGYNFLWRGEYRTASVPTLMQSPYGRVIVLHLAMLGGAFLILKLHAPQGALALLVLLKIALDVLGHHRELKGQASRTFTHHFPTQPTQFTAP